A window from Argopecten irradians isolate NY chromosome 3, Ai_NY, whole genome shotgun sequence encodes these proteins:
- the LOC138319745 gene encoding involucrin-like has translation MGIKELPVQEPTQTELPVKELPQTELSVKELPQTELSVKELQQTELPVKELPHTELPNKKLLQTELPVKELPLTELSVKQLPQTELPVKELPQTEHPVKELPQTGVSV, from the exons ATGGGAATT AAAGAACTTCCTGTTCAAGAGCCAACACAGACAGAACTTCCTGTTAAAGAGCTCCCACAGACAGAACTTTCTGTTAAAGAACTCCCACAGACAGAACTTTCTGTTAAAGAGCTCCAACAAACAGAACTTCCTGTTAAAGAACTCCCACATACAGAGCTTCCTAATAAAAAGCTCCTACAGACAGAACTTCCAGTTAAAGAGCTCCCACTGACAGAACTTTCTGTAAAACAACTCCCACAGACAGAACTTCCTGTTAAAGAGCTTCCACAGACAGAACATCCTGTTAAAGAGCTACCACAGACAGGAGTTTCTGTTTAA